A window of the Miscanthus floridulus cultivar M001 chromosome 14, ASM1932011v1, whole genome shotgun sequence genome harbors these coding sequences:
- the LOC136502923 gene encoding scarecrow-like protein 3 — protein sequence MEMFQEDTLSSPASSLYTPSPHGHGGLGSSWVQELSHDQQGLRLINLLYQCAAEVAAGAFDRANFYLEQITQLASLDAPHTLQRLAAVFADALARKLLNLVPGLSRALLSTGSNSAEAHLVPAARRHLFDALPFMKLAYLTTNHAILEAMEGERFVHVVDLSGPAANPVQWIALFHAFRGRRGGPPHLRVTAVHDGREFLANMAAVLAKEAEAFDIPFQFSGVEARLEELDIDALRHVLRVRSGEALAVSVVGQLHRLLAVDDAGGRSRHVPGSSYLTPVQIIARSSPSSFGELLEREINTRLQLSPDSSAVLSMSPQSSSLSPAQQQQREKAKQGSFLRAVRALSPKIMVVAEPEANHNAATFLERFEEALNYYASLFDCLERASAAQAHRCAGERARAERLVLGEEIRGVVAREGAERKERHERLAQRARRMEAAGMERVKLSYAGMMEARKLLQSCGWGGEDYAYQVAHDARGEAFFFCWHRKPLYSVSAWRPAAPSCAGTPS from the coding sequence ATGGAGATGTTCCAGGAGGACACGCTGTCGTCGCCGGCGTCGTCGCTGTACACGCCGTCGCCGCACGGGCATGGCGGGCTCGGGTCGTCGTGGGTGCAGGAGCTGAGCCACGACCAGCAGGGCCTGCGCCTCATCAACCTGCTGTACCAGTGCGCAGCGGAGGTGGCGGCGGGCGCCTTCGACCGCGCCAACTTCTACCTGGAGCAGATCACGCAGCTGGCGTCCCTGGACGCGCCGCACACGCTGCAGCGGCTCGCCGCCGTCTTCGCCGACGCGCTGGCGCGAAAGCTGCTGAACCTTGTCCCCGGCCTGTCACGGGCGCTGCTGTCCACGGGGAGCAACTCCGCGGAGGCGCACCTGGTGCCCGCCGCGCGGCGGCACCTCTTCGACGCGCTGCCGTTCATGAAGCTGGCGTACCTGACCACCAACCACGCCATCCTGGAGGCGATGGAGGGCGAGAGGTTCGTGCACGTCGTCGACCTCTCCGGCCCCGCCGCCAACCCGGTGCAGTGGATCGCGCTGTTCCACGCCTTCCGCGGCCGCCGTGGGGGGCCACCGCACCTCCGCGTCACGGCCGTGCACGACGGCAGGGAGTTCTTGGCCAACATGGCCGCCGTGCTCGCCAAGGAGGCGGAGGCGTTCGACATCCCGTTCCAGTTCAGCGGCGTGGAGGCGAGGCTGGAGGAGCTGGACATCGACGCGCTCCGGCACGTCCTCCGCGTGCGGTCCGGCGAGGCGCTGGCCGTCAGCGTGGTCGGGCAGCTGCACCGCCTCCTGGCGGTCGATGACGCCGGTGGCAGGAGCAGGCATGTCCCGGGCAGCAGCTACCTGACCCCTGTGCAGATCATCGCGCGGTCCAGCCCAAGCAGCTTCGGCGAGCTGCTGGAGCGGGAGATCAACACGCGGCTGCAGCTGAGCCCGGACTCATCGGCGGTGCTCTCCATGTCGCCGCAGTCGTCGTCACTGTCGCCGGCTCAGCAGCAGCAGAGGGAAAAGGCAAAGCAGGGCAGCTTCCTGCGCGCGGTGCGGGCGCTGTCGCCGAAGATCATGGTGGTGGCGGAGCCGGAGGCGAACCACAACGCGGCGACGTTCCTGGAGCGGTTCGAGGAGGCGCTCAACTACTACGCGTCGCTGTTCGACTGCCTGGAGCGCGCGTCGGCGGCGCAGGCGCACCGGTGCGCGGGGGAGCGGGCGCGCGCCGAGCGGCTGGTGCTCGGGGAGGAGATCCGCGGCGTGGTGGCGCGGGAGGGCGCGGAGCGGAAGGAGCGGCACGAGCGGCTGGCGCAGCGGGCGCGCCGGATGGAGGCCGCCGGGATGGAGCGCGTCAAGCTCAGCTACGCCGGCATGATGGAGGCGAGGAAGCTGCTGCAGAGCTGCGGGTGGGGCGGCGAGGACTACGCGTACCAGGTGGCGCACGACGCCCGcggcgaggccttcttcttctgctGGCACCGCAAGCCTCTCTACTCCGTCTCCGCCTGGAGGCCGGCGGCGCCGTCGTGTGCCGGCACACCTAGCTAG
- the LOC136506177 gene encoding scarecrow-like protein 3, which yields MVYMLSVQDQVRLVPALYQCATHVSEGSIGKTNDSLSEIKRLSSIVDGPLQRLSQIMADSLARRLLLSCEGLTGSLIHPSDYFEQSSIQSARYNFASFSPYLNTGFATINRAILEAMEVEKVVRIIDLSCSASHPRQWLKILHGFHGRPGGPPEVRLTVVHDDNDFLANMKALLSKEADMLKIPFQFNDVNGRLETLDFSNLRDVLGIKYGEAIAISCSLQMHRLLVVDDNASCTAIDQLQKMANAAQLKQMASSVYSPASILNYPRTPSPLLLASFLNAIHTLKPNIMLVMEQDANHNALLFSDRFAEALNYYAALFDSFNAMAAANSQWTNERTQVERMILGEEIKNILLCEGVNRHERHERLRQWEMYMDASGFHHVPLSFDAIRECELKLLSFGLNGCQYQVESDSLLLGWSSTRLYSISAWRPKKGSTSGSREHMLVQRQMVWPHS from the exons ATGGTTTATATGCTTTCTGTGCAGGATCAGGTGCGGCTTGTCCCGGCTCTGTATCAGTGTGCAACACATGTAAGCGAGGGATCCATCGGAAAGACTAATGATAGTCTTAGTGAgataaaaaggctctcctccataGTTGATGGGCCGCTGCAGCGTCTGTCCCAGATTATGGCTGACAGCCTAGCTCGCCGTCTTCTCTTGTCTTGTGAGGGCCTTACTGGTTCCCTCATTCATCCATCTGACTACTTTGAGCAGTCGAGCATTCAGTCTGCTCGTTATAACTTTGCTAGCTTCAGTCCCTACCTCAACACTGGCTTTGCTACTATCAACCGGGCCATCCTTGAAGCAATGGAGGTTGAAAAG GTTGTCCGCATTATCGACTTGTCCTGCTCAGCCTCCCACCCACGTCAGTGGCTCAAGATCCTTCATGGCTTCCATGGGCGCCCAGGGGGGCCACCTGAAGTACGCCTTACAGTTGTCCATGATGACAATGACTTTCTGGCCAACATGAAGGCATTGCTATCTAAGGAAGCTGATATGCTCAAAATCCCATTCCAGTTTAATGATGTAAATGGCAGGCTTGAGACCTTGGACTTCAGTAACCTCCGTGATGTCCTAGGGATAAAATATGGTGAGGCGATTGCGATCAGCTGTTCTCTACAGATGCATCGCCTGCTCGTGGTTGATGACAATGCCAGCTGTACTGCTATTGATCAGCTCCAGAAAATGGCAAATGCTGCGCAGCTTAAGCAGATGGCTAGCTCAGTGTACAGCCCAGCCTCCATACTGAACTATCCACGAACACCGTCCCCTCTTTTGTTGGCAAGCTTCCTCAATGCCATCCATACGCTCAAACCAAACATCATGCTGGTGATGGAGCAAGATGCAAACCACAATGCCTTGTTGTTCTCCGACCGGTTTGCTGAGGCACTTAACTATTATGCAGCCCTCTTTGACAGCTTCAATGCAATGGCTGCTGCCAACTCGCAATGGACCAATGAGCGGACGCAGGTAGAAAGGATGATCTTGGGGGAAGAGATCAAGAACATATTACTGTGTGAAGGAGTCAATCGGCACGAGCGGCATGAGAGGCTGAGACAGTGGGAAATGTACATGGATGCATCAGGGTTTCACCATGTTCCGCTCAGCTTCGATGCCATTAGGGAGTGTGAACTGAAGCTCCTGAGCTTCGGGTTGAATGGATGTCAGTACCAGGTAGAAAGTGATAGCCTTTTGTTGGGATGGAGTTCCACACGTCTCTACTCTATATCGGCATGGAGGCCAAAGAAAGGCTCAACCTCTGGGAGCAGAGAGCATATGTTAGTTCAGCGTCAAATGGTATGGCCACACAGTTAG